In one Drosophila pseudoobscura strain MV-25-SWS-2005 chromosome X, UCI_Dpse_MV25, whole genome shotgun sequence genomic region, the following are encoded:
- the Sec16 gene encoding uncharacterized protein Sec16 isoform X2 → MLHNNAPWLPTQQHPQQQAQLQQHQAHLHQQQLQHQHQQQQQQQQPQPQPVYASQIFQQQQAPPPLGQQQQYWPEEQQHPQQQQQPPLNYSNYFAVPGGGQQAPSNLPQPELHPPQMYYHPPPPQTTTPQHQMNPEVPMDSFDNSSSSIQNNNNINTGSTISGRNDGWGDWGDWNETNNNNNNSNNNSQSHSNEAVLEPPPSNLVEDAFNMQGSQGSSWQAFANHNNNSSNNLELPPPVEQQPLQPPPLQPPTLQPPPLQPPPLQPPLLQPLQQHLQQLHLQQPPLEVGQEPELDAIVPPRAFQNQPSATGGAEVASGGVAGLVAIAPPAALPPITASPGGNPFKRSTGPSKRVNILAATQGSASAPPQPATALAPLPAQGPVTAATAAVVAPTAEPFNILTTPAVPGSIPTVASSIYGLPAPSTQQQQLVIPPPLHESSPLEMGAAYENLEVLAAPNDERAQYLQTSHLSEQPEGEGEANWEAETDTGLLPPPGLSRLVLGQPELEQQRLVTGTEQPPATAMNVVQAALHMEERQADGEDTSEGEQPPLRADDRNLYQTPPRRVVTGVETTPTVSVREQREVVLDGENLEDRDEPPPNLALGGVPAVVPELPLQQQLHHSLPEDAEAMHHNPASQSAPAAASSGAMASHQQPLQQLQQNQQQQQQQQQQQQQQQRLEKKRPQAGQRMSRIGNASLDLESDEESDDFLLSERERERDREHDRRELLDDRRGRRGGGGGHGHYNNYDGETEDSVRGAGPPGPGESKSVRDSHRRSHEGNSQPSTHGRRRNPDTDLEWERERDRDRERNWRRRSNKYHSGGEDQERYPEHSRRYNNSNYDGESDGPDSSHMGADSEMLLDGGSVGPGGGPSSIGGRSSKNGGRDRQRRTGTAPEDDYDYDDYERERGQYSTRRSIKQSEKSSRQSGGRRDRDRGHETTSDQRPQRRSNDDSTLERRRRHPHPDQRHWDGYEEYRRKSSRNSDLEKERTNGGGGGGGGGGGSGSSKRRNYAPYAGTGYDPYGMYEQMSRNPRAYADTYAKFYAQMLNSMTAAAPYSMAGVAPVQHQHHQQQTMINAGVQMTDVMRTTGKEGDLLTERERAGDVAATSLSSYGGLAAAAAAAAPTSVARPPRRRTPLMYNRPHLVASYAMSLLLKVKPKYAGRGRLRNDVEVAAPRFRDGTSSLLRMYPGPLQGRKLHKDKIISFCKEQIRLGPNRGCTLLYATQKKPQGSVEKYRSSHALMWNLLILLLRQNGYIADTDVGDLLLENQQEYPYNPAELDTTSETEPDAYPEASERAEPAVDSEAESEAAATRASPSPDDDDEQTAVPGAGAGADASSGAGGTGKGNPATLSEQAATDKFRSYVLRGNVEEALQWATDNNLWTHAFFLALYEDRYALTDVAQKFLNRAIKANDPLQTLYQMKSCHTPACVSQLRDEQWGDWRSHLSILVTNKSRQPEYDRSSVVALGDTLFQRGDIYAAHFCYLVAQEEFGRYDSSATQLTALTANVPRLILLGASHYKHFNEFASNEAIIMTEIYEYARSLFDQKFSIPNFQHYKFLLATRILDYGQHFRCTNYLEQIAKHIELKPESYDSDFIQRVCGLAERLRYHDPILINRVSFAGPPIGNNSGSSSSSSKDPAAPEEKAWLRQLRDMADVELQVQQQQQQELQQQQQQQQQQNDIDQQFAQVNQQFRELNMQYDGGNLEDTLHLPKEQPPLPDVHQQQLPEQQMHQQQQYYEPTPQTQLQPHVQPQEELPTEPYGQQTQQLQQQPQQMYYDPNATTAQHYEQQQQQQVAAPYGGHIEPAAEAYSGGGQAGDPAAVSAPGYGYDYWSGTQQPPYGDERTEGIDNLNENQDTDTGHEDKDKDKEDEQKMLQLQQTQQQHQLQLHLQQHLQQHQQQQQQKLKQQPHYRSNSSNNPLKGSKAPVTKSGMEMERTKTLLRQMAASSATKPQTAVTTRLTKAEPAAAEGAIEAAEAMTTPAPAATKAFNLNDLQHQQQQPQGGRPAISMPKSKSYGDEDDGAATGTVTATARAAAGSKPAAGAGGKQGSGGEIGAPGNQNAGWFGGLWNKLSLKPKNQMILPDDKNPTIVWDKERKCWTNTEGNSDEAESFKPPPKMSDLGMGMGIMGAPPPNMLGSMPSPHLMSGHDAVAAAAPQHPQMYGNPHDYAAAAVPTPELYPATVPSPAPAPAIPSPDLGINTPAALAPVPGGTQPKLQSNMFKMQRNRTLKNSYVDVFNPSGAPMSAASENVLAPIMAPAGVPQGGYFVPGGP, encoded by the exons GGCAGCAGCTGGCAGGCCTTCGCCAACCATAATAACAACAGTAGCAACAATTTGGAACTTCCGCCACCCGTGGAACAGCAGCCGCTACAGCCACCACCGCTACAGCCACCAACGCTACAGCCACCACCGCTACAGCCACCACCGCTACAGCCACCACTGCTacagccgctgcagcagcacctccAACAACTCCATTTGCAACAGCCTCCGCTAGAGGTGGGCCAGGAACCAGAACTAGATGCGATTGTGCCGCCGCGAGCCTTTCAGAATCAACCATCTGCGACTGGAGGGGCAGAAGTGGCGTCAGGAGGAGTAGCTGGATTGGTGGCAATAGCTCCACCTGCTGCCCTGCCACCGATCACAGCCAGTCCAGGCGGCAACCCCTTCAAGCGTTCCACTGGACCCAGCAAACGGGTCAACATACTGGCCGCCACACAAGGAAGTGCCTCTGCTCCTCCGCAGCCGGCCACGGCACTCGCGCCACTACCAGCACAAGGTCCTgtgacagcagcaacagcagcagtagtagCACCAACAGCGGAACCTTTCAATATATTGACAACGCCGGCAGTTCCGGGATCAATTCCCACAGTTGCATCCTCCATTTATGGACTACCCGCGCCatccacacagcagcagcagctggtgaTTCCGCCACCACTCCACGAGTCGTCACCCCTGGAGATGGGGGCCGCCTATGAGAACCTGGAGGTACTGGCCGCACCCAACGACGAGCGGGCACAGTATCTGCAGACCAGTCACCTGTCGGAGCAGCccgagggggagggggaggccaACTGGGAGGCGGAGACGGATACTGgcctgctgccgccgcccGGTTTGTCGCGTTTGGTGCTGGGCCAGCCTGAGTTGGAGCAGCAGCGACTCGTCACGGGCACCGAACAGCCACCGGCCACGGCCATGAATGTTGTTCAGGCGGCTCTTCATATGGAGGAGCGTCAGGCCGATGGCGAGGACACCTCCGAGGGGGAGCAGCCGCCCCTCCGTGCCGATGATCGCAATCTCTATCAGACGCCGCCACGTCGTGTGGTGACGGGTGTGGAGACGACTCCCACCGTGTCTGTGCGGGAGCAGCGTGAGGTTGTCCTCGATGGCGAGAATCTGGAGGATCGAGACGAGCCACCACCAAACCTTGCCTTAGGCGGAGTTCCGGCTGTCGTTCCGGAGCTGCCGCTACAGCAACAACTGCATCACAGCCTCCCCGAAGATGCCGAGGCCATGCATCACAATCCCGCATCACAGTCGGCTCCAGCGGCTGCCTCTTCCGGCGCCATGGCCTCTCACCAACAGcccctgcagcagctgcagcagaaccagcagcaacaacagcaacaacaacagcagcagcagcagcaacagagatTGGAGAAGAAGCGTCCCCAAGCCGGCCAGAGGATGTCGCGGATAGGAAATGCCTCCTTGGACCTGGAGTCTGACGAGGAGTCGGACGATTTTCTGCTCAGCGAACGCGAGCGAGAACGCGACAGGGAGCACGATCGACGAGAACTGCTCGATGATCGGCGCGGAcgtcgtggtggtggtgggggtcATGGCCACTACAACAACTACGACGGCGAGACGGAGGACTCTGTGCGGGGCGCCGGCCCACCCGGACCTGGGGAGAGCAAGTCCGTGCGGGACAGTCATCGCCGCAGCCACGAGGGCAACAGCCAGCCGTCGACGCATGGTCGGCGTCGCAATCCTGACACAGACCTGGAATGGGAGCGGGAACGCGATCGGGATCGGGAGCGCAACTGGCGCCGGCGATCGAACAAGTACCACAGCGGTGGAGAGGATCAGGAGCGTTACCCGGAGCACTCTCGCcgctacaacaacagcaactacGATGGAGAGTCCGATGGTCCCGACTCGAGCCACATGGGCGCTGACAGCGAGATGCTGCTAGATGGAGGAAGCGTTGGCCCCGGCGGCGGACCCAGCAGCATAGGTGGCCGCAGCAGCAAGAATGGCGGCAGAGACCGCCAGAGACGCACTGGGACCGCGCCCGAGGACGACTACGACTATGATGACTATGAGCGAGAGCGTGGCCAATACTCGACTCGTCGCTCCATCAAGCAATCGGAGAAGAGCAGTCGCCAGAGCGGTGGGAGGCGCGATCGCGATCGTGGTCATGAGACCACCAGCGATCAACGGCCACAGAGGCGCAGCAACGATGATAGCACCCTGGAACGGCGACGTCGCCATCCTCATCCGGATCAACGGCACTGGGACGGGTACGAGGAGTACCGCCGGAAGAGCTCTCGCAACAGCGACCTGGAAAAGGAGCGCACCaatggcggtggtggcggcggcggcggtggcggtggcagtggcagctccaAGCGACGCAACTACGCCCCGTATGCGGGAACTGGCTACGATCCGTACGGAATGTACGAGCAGATGTCGAGAAATCCCCGAGCCTATGCGGACACGTACGCCAAGTTCTATGCCCAAATGCTCAACTCGATGACGGCAGCGGCTCCGTACAGCATGGCCGGTGTCGCTCCGgtccagcaccagcatcatcagcagcagacgaTGATTAATGCAGGAGTCCAAATGACGGATGTCATGCGGACGACTGGTAAGGAGGGTGACCTGCTTACAGAACGAGAACG AGCTGGCGATGTGGCAGCAACTTCTCTGTCCTCTTACGGTGGCctggctgcggctgcagctgcagctgccccgACATCGGTGGCCCGTCCGCCCAGGAGGCGCACCCCACTTATGTACAACCGGCCGCATCTGGTAGCCTCGTACGCGATGAGCCTGCTACTGAAGGTGAAGCCAAAGTACGCCGGACGCGGCCGCCTGCGCAACGATGTGGAGGTGGCGGCACCGCGCTTCCGTGACGGCACAAGCAGTTTGCTGCGCATGTACCCGGGACCCCTGCAGGGCCGCAAGTTGCATAAGGACAAGATCATTAGTTTCTGCAAGGAGCAGATACGACTCGGCCCCAACCGCGGCTGCACGCTGCTGTATGCCACGCAGAAGAAGCCCCAGGGCTCCGTGGAGAAGTACCGGTCCTCGCACGCACTCATGTGGAATCTGCTCATCCTTCTGCTGCGCCAGAACGGG TACATTGCCGACACGGATGTGGGCGATCTGCTGCTGGAGAACCAGCAGGAGTATCCCTACAATCCGGCCGAGCTGGATACCACGTCCGAAACAGAGCCCGACGCCTATCCAGAGGCATCGGAGCGAGCGGAGCCAGCTGTGGATTCGGAAGCTGAGAGCGAAGCGGCTGCCACCAGGGCCAGTCCATCcccagacgacgacgacgaacaGACTGCCGTTCCTGgcgctggggctggtgctgatgcCTCCAGTGGTGCTGGCGGCACGGGGAAAGGGAATCCAGCGACGCTATCGGAGCAGGCGGCCACGGACAAGTTCCGCAGCTATGTCCTGCGCGGCAATGTGGAGGAGGCTCTCCAGTGGGCCACCGATAACAACCTGTGGACGCACGCCTTCTTTCTGGCTCTGTACGAGGACCGCTATGCCCTGACAGACGTGGCCCAGAAGTTCCTCAATCGCGCCATCAAGGCCAACGATCCGCTGCAGACGCTCTACCAGATGAAGAGCTGCCACACACCGGCCTGCGTCAGCCAGCTGAGGGACGAGCAGTGGGGCGACTGGCGCTCCCACCTCTCCATTCTCGTGACGAACAAGTCGCGCCAACCGGAGTACGATCGCAGCTCGGTGGTAGCCCTGGGTGACACGCTCTTCCAGCGCGGGGACATATATGCGGCCCACTTCTGCTATCTGGTCGCCCAGGAGGAGTTTGGACGATACGACAGCTCAGCCACCCAGCTGACGGCGCTAACGGCCAACGTTCCGAG ACTCATCCTGCTGGGCGCCTCCCACTACAAGCATTTCAACGAGTTTGCCAGCAACGAGGCCATCATCATGACGGAGATCTACGAGTACGCCCGCTCGCTGTTCGACCAAAAGTTCAGCATTCCCAACTTCCAGCACTACAAGTTCCTGCTGGCCACGCGCATCCTCGACTATGGACAGCATTTCCGCTGCACCAACTACCTGGAGCAGATAGCCAAACACATTGAACTCAAGCCCGAGAGCTATGACAGTGATTTTATTCAGCGC GTTTGCGGCCTGGCCGAGCGTTTGCGCTACCACGATCCCATCCTGATCAATCGGGTGTCGTTTGCAGGTCCTCCGATtggcaacaacagcggcagcagcagcagcagcagcaaggacCCCGCCGCGCCTGAGGAGAAGGCCTGGTTGCGTCAGCTGCGGGACATGGCCGATGTG gagctgcaggtgcagcagcaacagcaacaggagctgcagcagcagcaacaacagcaacagcagcagaacgaCATCGATCAGCAATTCGCGCAGGTGAACCAACAGTTCCGGGAGCTTAATATGCAATATGATGGTGGCAACTTAGAGGATACCCTACATCTGCCCAAGGAGCAGCCACCTTTGCCTGATGtgcaccagcaacagctgccagaGCAGCAgatgcaccagcagcagcaatactaCGAGCCAACGCCGCAGACGCAGCTGCAGCCTCACGTACAGCCGCAGGAGGAGCTACCAACTGAACCGTATGGCCAGCAGACCCAACAGTTACAGCAGCAACCGCAACAGATGTACTACGATCCcaatgcaacaacagcacagcactacgagcagcaacagcaacagcaggttGCTGCCCCGTATGGCGGCCACATAGAACCAGCGGCCGAGGCATATTCTGGTGGTGGCCAAGCAGGGGATCCAGCGGCAGTTTCAGCTCCTGGCTATGGATATGACTACTGGTCGGGCACGCAGCAGCCGCCCTATGGCGATGAG CGAACGGAAGGAATTGATAATTTGAATGAGAACCAAGATACAGACACAGGACATGAGGATAAGGATAAGGACAAGGAGGATGAACAGAAGATGTTACAGCTGCAACAaacgcagcaacaacatcagcttcagctgcaCCTGCAACAGCACttgcaacagcatcagcaacagcagcagcaaaaactaAAGCAACAACCACACTATcgcagtaacagcagcaacaatccCTTGAAAGGCTCGAAGGCACCAGTTACAAAGTCTggcatggagatggagaggacAAAGACACTCCTCCGCCAAATGGCAGCATCCTCCGCTACTAAGCCACAGACAGCAGTCACAACACGTCTCACAAaagcagaaccagcagcagcagaaggagctaTTGAGGCAGCAGAAGCGATGACAacgccagcgccagcagcaacaaaggcATTCAATTTGAATGAT cttcagcatcagcaacaacagccacagggTGGGAGACCAGCAATCTCAATGCCAAAATCCAAGAGCTACGGGGATGAGGACGATGGTGCGGCTACGGGCACGGTCACGGCCACAGCCCGAGCAGCGGCCGGCAGtaagccagcagcaggagcaggaggcaaACAAGGATCGGGTGGAGAAATTGG TGCACCTGGCAATCAGAATGCCGGTTGGTTCGGCGGATTGTGGAACAAGTTGTCGCTGAAACCGAAGAACCAAATGATTCTGCCGGATGACAAGAATCCCACCATTGTATGGGACAAAGAGCGCAAGTGCTGGACCAACACCGAAGGCAATTCGGATGAGGCGGAAAGCTTTAAGCCGCCGCCAAAGATGAGTGACTTAggcatgggaatgggcatCATGGGTGCGCCACCTCCAAATATGCTGGGCAGCATGCCCTCACCCCATCTGATGAGTGGGCACGatgcggtggcggcggcggccccACAGCACCCACAAATGTATGGGAATCCGCATGACtatgcagctgctgctgtcccgACGCCCGAGCTATATCCAGCGACGGTGCCATCGCCAGCTCCAGCGCCTGCGATACCATCGCCAGACCTCGGCATCAACACACCAGCAGCACTGGCACCAGTTCCCGGTGGCACCCAGCCCAAGCTGCAGTCGAACATGTTTAAAATGCAGCGCAATCGCA CTCTAAAGAACTCGTATGTGGACGTGTTCAATCCTTCGGGTGCGCCCATGTCAGCGGCGTCCGAGAATGTTCTGGCCCCCATAATGGCGCCGGCTGGAGTGCCACAAGGGGGTTACTTTGTTCCAGGAGGACCCTGA